One region of Epilithonimonas zeae genomic DNA includes:
- a CDS encoding OmpA family protein, which yields MKQNLLSLVAIGLLLPMSLAGQKVSTDANSGSQNVSPFTQESKRFNDWSISVGAGVPLIQSADMTSIKNGNGKNLFGYSAYISIDKAITHAFGLNLQYDRGETRQGYANTKDHVTLGDRQTAGRTQYNAISILGDVNFSNLLRRVDNKSPFRWALHGYAGIGTLAYKSYRQDPGPYNQTLNFESKPFKIGSLFGQAGAGLKFKINNRFDIEGRLMYVVTGDDEFDGAGVGQNGYNLTEDQISDNFFNGTLGITFKLGKHESHLMWHDPLQEIYYKLDVLNDKTQDLEVCKKGDVDNDGVCDDWDRQLDTPAGARVDGAGVALDVDLDGVIDLYDKCVTVPGPVENQGCPYPSNTTTGVVTDGERIMKGIEFDLNSDRILPSNTPILTQAINYINASNSNFKVIGGTDTRSSDEYNQKLSERRANNVKDYLIKNGADKAKLESIGRGEKDLLYPECEPAEKCPEWKNRANRRVYFEAK from the coding sequence ATGAAACAAAATTTATTATCATTAGTAGCAATAGGATTATTGTTACCTATGAGTTTAGCAGGTCAGAAGGTATCGACAGATGCTAACTCTGGATCTCAGAATGTTTCTCCATTTACTCAAGAATCAAAAAGATTCAATGATTGGTCTATATCGGTTGGTGCAGGTGTACCTTTGATTCAGTCTGCTGATATGACCTCTATAAAAAATGGAAACGGTAAAAATCTTTTTGGATACTCAGCCTATATCAGTATTGATAAAGCTATTACGCACGCATTCGGATTAAATTTGCAGTATGACAGAGGAGAAACAAGACAAGGTTATGCAAATACAAAAGATCACGTAACTTTAGGCGATAGACAAACTGCTGGTAGAACACAATATAATGCAATATCAATCTTAGGAGATGTTAATTTTTCTAACCTCCTAAGAAGAGTAGATAACAAATCTCCTTTTAGATGGGCGTTACATGGTTATGCAGGTATTGGTACTTTAGCCTATAAATCATATAGACAAGATCCAGGTCCTTACAACCAAACTCTTAATTTTGAATCAAAACCTTTCAAGATAGGATCATTATTCGGTCAAGCAGGAGCTGGTCTTAAATTTAAAATTAATAACAGATTCGATATCGAAGGTAGATTGATGTATGTTGTTACTGGTGATGATGAATTTGATGGAGCTGGAGTTGGTCAAAATGGCTACAACTTAACAGAAGATCAAATTTCTGATAATTTCTTCAACGGAACTTTAGGTATTACCTTCAAACTTGGAAAACACGAATCTCACTTGATGTGGCATGATCCTTTGCAAGAAATTTATTACAAGTTAGATGTTCTTAACGATAAAACTCAAGATCTTGAAGTTTGTAAAAAAGGAGATGTAGATAATGATGGCGTTTGCGATGATTGGGACAGACAATTAGATACGCCTGCTGGTGCTAGAGTAGATGGAGCTGGTGTCGCTTTAGATGTAGATTTGGATGGTGTAATTGATCTTTATGACAAATGTGTTACGGTTCCAGGACCAGTAGAAAATCAAGGCTGTCCTTATCCTTCTAATACAACTACTGGAGTTGTTACAGATGGGGAAAGAATTATGAAAGGAATTGAATTTGATTTGAATTCTGACAGAATTTTACCTTCTAATACACCAATCTTGACTCAAGCGATTAATTATATCAACGCTTCTAATTCTAATTTCAAAGTAATTGGAGGAACAGATACAAGATCGTCTGATGAGTATAACCAAAAGCTTTCTGAAAGAAGAGCTAACAACGTAAAAGATTATCTAATCAAAAACGGAGCTGATAAAGCAAAATTGGAGTCTATCGGAAGAGGAGAGAAAGATCTTCTTTATCCAGAATGTGAACCAGCTGAAAAATGCCCTGAATGGAAAAACAGAGCGAACAGAAGAGTATATTTTGAAGCTAAATAA
- a CDS encoding OmpA family protein: MKKKLLLFLFLPFLGLAQTNDGNTKPETQPFNNKSRLFKDWSVSVGGGAAFMANADITSFYDGKINWGWNGYVSLDKQISHTFGLSLLYTRGQTKQKAHLNDAAGVANGNTKFDQIALLGDINFSNLMRRTDNKSPFRWALHGYAGIGFTGYKTFLQDNDRLSKWPLYIEQKMNIATFTYIGGVGLKYNISRLLDIELRALYLISGDEEFDGGGWTRSELPGYNLINDTYSDNAWLFNLGLSFKLGKHQDHLRWVDPLQGAYAKTAALEEQFKDFNVCEKGDQDNDGVCDDWDRQLDTPAGARVDGAGVALDTDLDGVIDLNDKCVTVPGPIQNNGCPIESTPQVLPAKEVAIDEINKYFNGIEFELNKDVIRPKSFSDLNNAADIIKTLGGDSKFIVVGATDSRGSIEYNKKLSQARANAVLNYLVNKGVSANVLTAEGRGKEDLKYTECDPATKCPEWKNEANRRVYFVAK; this comes from the coding sequence ATGAAGAAAAAACTATTACTCTTCTTATTTTTACCATTTTTAGGTCTGGCACAGACTAATGACGGTAATACTAAGCCCGAAACTCAACCATTTAATAACAAAAGCCGACTTTTTAAAGATTGGTCTGTTTCTGTTGGTGGTGGTGCTGCTTTTATGGCAAATGCCGATATCACGTCTTTTTATGACGGAAAAATCAATTGGGGTTGGAATGGCTATGTCAGTTTGGACAAACAAATCAGCCACACATTTGGACTATCATTGTTGTATACCAGAGGTCAGACTAAACAGAAAGCTCATTTAAATGATGCAGCTGGAGTTGCAAATGGTAATACAAAGTTTGACCAAATTGCTTTGTTGGGAGACATCAACTTCTCAAACCTAATGAGAAGGACTGATAACAAATCGCCATTCCGCTGGGCTCTGCATGGTTATGCAGGTATTGGTTTTACAGGATACAAAACCTTTTTGCAGGATAATGATAGGTTAAGCAAATGGCCTCTGTATATAGAGCAAAAAATGAATATCGCAACTTTTACATATATAGGAGGTGTAGGGTTGAAATATAACATTTCCAGATTGTTAGATATTGAACTACGAGCTTTATATCTTATCAGCGGGGACGAAGAATTTGATGGTGGCGGATGGACAAGATCAGAACTTCCTGGATATAATTTGATTAATGATACTTATTCTGATAATGCTTGGTTATTTAACTTAGGCTTGTCATTCAAATTAGGTAAACACCAAGATCACCTTCGTTGGGTGGATCCTTTACAGGGTGCATATGCAAAAACTGCTGCTTTGGAAGAGCAATTCAAAGACTTCAATGTTTGTGAAAAAGGTGATCAGGATAATGATGGTGTTTGTGACGATTGGGATAGACAATTGGATACACCGGCAGGAGCGAGAGTTGATGGTGCTGGTGTTGCTTTAGATACTGATCTGGATGGTGTTATAGACCTGAATGACAAATGTGTCACTGTTCCTGGACCAATCCAAAATAATGGATGTCCTATAGAAAGTACACCTCAGGTTTTACCAGCTAAAGAAGTAGCTATTGATGAGATTAATAAATATTTTAATGGAATCGAATTTGAGCTGAATAAAGATGTTATCAGACCTAAATCTTTCTCTGATCTTAATAATGCAGCTGATATAATAAAAACTTTAGGAGGTGATAGCAAGTTTATTGTAGTTGGAGCTACAGATAGTAGAGGTTCTATAGAATACAATAAAAAATTATCTCAGGCTAGAGCAAACGCAGTCTTAAATTATCTTGTAAATAAAGGTGTTTCTGCAAATGTTCTTACTGCTGAAGGAAGAGGAAAAGAAGATTTGAAATATACAGAATGTGATCCGGCAACAAAATGTCCGGAGTGGAAGAATGAAGCTAACAGAAGAGTATATTTCGTTGCAAAATAA
- the folK gene encoding 2-amino-4-hydroxy-6-hydroxymethyldihydropteridine diphosphokinase, translated as MLLGSNINNPEKNIEIALEKIENQAGAILIKSELIITKPVEFESYNNFCNIAIKLKTHFSPIRLLSELKSIERDMGRTIDSADFGAYQDRIIDIDIILYNNIKFISKRLIIPHYKNLYERDFAKRIINELR; from the coding sequence TTGTTACTTGGAAGTAATATAAATAATCCGGAAAAAAACATCGAGATTGCCCTTGAAAAAATAGAAAATCAAGCGGGTGCAATATTAATTAAATCTGAATTAATAATAACAAAACCTGTAGAATTTGAAAGTTATAATAATTTTTGTAATATTGCAATTAAATTAAAAACACATTTTTCACCTATAAGGTTACTCTCTGAGCTTAAAAGTATTGAAAGAGATATGGGTCGTACAATCGATTCTGCTGATTTTGGTGCTTATCAGGATAGAATTATAGACATTGATATAATATTATATAACAATATAAAATTTATTTCGAAGCGATTAATTATTCCTCATTACAAGAATCTCTATGAAAGAGATTTTGCCAAAAGGATTATTAACGAACTGAGATAG